A genomic segment from Arcobacter acticola encodes:
- a CDS encoding thiamine-phosphate kinase — protein MNKEEYFIKQFTSNKIIGDDGAFIDGFVYSMDAFFENVHFKKEWMSLSQIAYKSMIVNISDAIVMNAKPKFALLSVAIPKSYTNQDLKELSKGFKKAAKEFGIKIIGGDTISNAKLDISVTIISTTSNPIYRKGMKKGELLCYTGTLGLCKRDLERLFKNKEISKKSKFIKPILNADFFYEVAPFITTSMDISDGLFFELERLSKANKLGFEFFHDIDEEIGTSGEEYEILFSFDEKNLDKIKKIALKHKVKLNIFAKAVKGKYKTDCKNHHF, from the coding sequence ATGAATAAAGAAGAGTATTTTATAAAACAGTTTACAAGTAACAAGATTATAGGTGATGATGGAGCATTTATTGATGGCTTCGTTTACTCAATGGATGCATTTTTTGAAAATGTTCATTTTAAAAAAGAGTGGATGAGTTTATCTCAAATTGCTTATAAATCAATGATAGTAAATATTTCAGATGCTATTGTTATGAATGCAAAGCCTAAGTTTGCCCTTTTAAGTGTAGCTATTCCCAAGTCATATACAAATCAGGATTTAAAAGAATTATCAAAAGGTTTTAAGAAAGCTGCAAAAGAATTTGGAATTAAGATAATTGGTGGAGATACAATTTCAAATGCAAAACTAGATATTTCAGTAACTATTATTTCAACCACTTCAAATCCTATTTATAGAAAGGGTATGAAAAAAGGAGAACTTTTATGTTACACAGGAACTCTTGGTTTGTGTAAAAGAGATTTAGAAAGACTTTTTAAAAATAAAGAGATTTCTAAAAAATCAAAGTTTATAAAACCAATTTTAAATGCAGATTTTTTCTATGAAGTTGCACCATTTATTACCACTTCAATGGATATTTCTGATGGTTTATTTTTTGAACTTGAAAGATTATCAAAAGCAAATAAATTAGGCTTTGAATTTTTTCATGATATTGATGAAGAGATTGGAACATCAGGCGAAGAGTATGAAATACTTTTTTCTTTTGATGAAAAAAATTTAGATAAAATAAAAAAAATAGCATTGAAACATAAAGTAAAGTTGAATATATTTGCAAAAGCAGTGAAAGGCAAATATAAAACAGATTGTAAAAATCATCATTTTTAA
- the truD gene encoding tRNA pseudouridine(13) synthase TruD, with protein MEQLQRYLNHSKIDVVFKQNKDDFVVTEIPLYEFSGEGEHLVLKIRKKDLATWDAIEILAKFLNCSSRDFGYAGLKDKNAMTVQSISVHRKYEEKLKSFQHENLKILETTYHNNKIKVGHLKGNKFFIRLKRVGAIEKRKIEEALGLIVTNGIPNYFGFQRFGIDGDNYKKGKDIIDGKLKEKRRNLKQMYINAYQSYLFNSWLSKRIEISKLIEAFEPKEIYQRLNLPLDVVKQMKKQKHPFKLITGDLLSHYPFGKIFTIEDLDEESQKFNDRDRVPTGLLSGKRVKISVDLAYEIEKEFEAHTGEDGARRFAWIFPEDISSNYKEDKNWMELQFYLPKGSYATEVIAEIIH; from the coding sequence TTGGAACAATTACAAAGATATTTAAATCACTCAAAAATAGATGTGGTTTTTAAACAAAACAAAGATGATTTCGTAGTTACTGAAATTCCACTTTATGAATTTTCAGGGGAGGGTGAACATCTTGTTTTAAAGATTAGAAAAAAAGATTTAGCTACTTGGGATGCTATTGAAATTTTAGCTAAATTTTTAAATTGTAGTTCAAGAGATTTTGGATATGCAGGATTAAAAGATAAAAATGCAATGACTGTTCAATCTATTTCTGTTCATAGAAAATATGAAGAGAAATTAAAAAGCTTTCAACATGAAAATCTAAAAATACTTGAAACAACTTACCATAATAATAAGATAAAAGTAGGGCACTTAAAAGGTAATAAATTTTTTATTAGACTTAAAAGAGTAGGTGCTATTGAAAAAAGAAAAATTGAAGAAGCTTTGGGATTAATTGTAACTAATGGTATTCCTAATTATTTTGGTTTCCAAAGATTTGGAATAGATGGTGATAATTACAAAAAAGGTAAAGATATCATTGATGGTAAATTAAAGGAAAAAAGAAGAAACTTAAAACAAATGTATATTAATGCATATCAAAGTTATCTTTTTAATTCATGGTTATCAAAAAGAATTGAAATCTCTAAATTAATTGAAGCTTTTGAACCTAAAGAAATTTACCAAAGACTAAATTTACCTCTTGATGTTGTTAAACAAATGAAAAAACAAAAACATCCTTTTAAATTAATAACAGGTGATTTACTTTCTCATTATCCTTTTGGAAAAATTTTTACTATTGAAGATTTAGATGAGGAATCACAAAAATTTAATGATAGAGATAGAGTTCCAACTGGTCTTTTAAGTGGAAAAAGAGTTAAAATTTCAGTTGATTTAGCCTATGAGATAGAAAAAGAGTTTGAAGCACATACAGGTGAAGATGGGGCAAGAAGATTCGCTTGGATTTTCCCTGAAGATATTTCAAGTAATTATAAAGAAGATAAAAACTGGATGGAATTACAATTTTATTTACCAAAAGGTTCATATGCAACAGAAGTAATTGCAGAAATAATTCATTAA
- a CDS encoding methyl-accepting chemotaxis protein, with protein sequence MFELITKKISNKIIIALFILMSLSSITVIFVTTNKVTENSIVKTKENLEMLNAAMFQSLRNAMNTGDPIQIAKAEDDARQIKGVKDLTVAKSKPLMELYPSDTPFTNDEQIIKTFDSKEPLLIQSKDQNGHTLRMIKPMIATNDCLMCHANQSEGDVIGVMDLTFSLDESDSQINSLVTEISIISIILTIITIALILFIVKKATNPIGKLKDGFDNLLHSNDTNITLNVQSKDEIGEVANLFNAYMDKVRAGLKQDEKVIEEASDVLEKTGNGFFVYKVNSKASNPHVEDLKNKLNSMILSTKETLDKINETLRFYAESKYDYKIKDDGIYGNLGSLTAGIKLVGNNTSEILAMVMNTGEALNNNTHTLSNASNNLSASSNQQAASLEETAAALEQITATIQANTQATNRMSQLAQNVTTSAKNGQNLANQTAESMDDINTQVSSINVAIEVIDQIAFQTNILSLNAAVEAATAGEAGRGFAVVAQEVRNLANRSAQAAREIKNIVELASKKAQDGKEISDNMIHGYTELNENISKTLDTINEVAIASKEQERGIVQINDAINTLDQATQKNAQVADEISIMATNIANMSNSLVSAASKASFIEDARDKVCDVELVYDTAQLKVDLLNTKDFVYSKLGEYKSFEIEKNTSLKRWCETHINSGKRIDRELMNQIDNLNLEFHKNLQELVNANSNREENSSLNQKSKDVEMNTLRIFGNLNNVKREACKK encoded by the coding sequence ATGTTTGAATTAATAACAAAAAAAATAAGTAATAAAATCATTATTGCTTTGTTTATTTTAATGTCATTAAGTAGTATTACTGTTATATTTGTAACAACAAATAAAGTAACAGAAAATTCTATTGTAAAAACAAAAGAAAATCTAGAAATGCTAAACGCAGCTATGTTTCAAAGTCTTAGAAATGCAATGAATACTGGAGATCCTATTCAAATTGCAAAGGCAGAAGATGATGCAAGACAGATTAAAGGAGTAAAAGATTTAACTGTTGCCAAAAGTAAACCTTTGATGGAATTATATCCAAGTGATACTCCATTTACTAATGATGAACAAATCATTAAAACCTTTGATTCAAAAGAACCTTTACTAATTCAATCAAAAGATCAAAATGGACATACATTGAGAATGATCAAACCTATGATTGCAACAAATGATTGTTTAATGTGCCATGCCAACCAAAGTGAAGGTGATGTAATTGGAGTTATGGATTTAACTTTTTCTTTAGATGAATCAGATTCACAAATAAATTCACTTGTGACAGAAATATCAATTATTTCTATTATTTTAACAATTATAACAATTGCTCTTATATTATTTATTGTAAAAAAAGCTACTAACCCTATTGGAAAACTAAAAGATGGTTTCGATAATTTACTCCACTCAAATGATACAAATATTACTTTAAATGTTCAATCAAAAGATGAAATAGGAGAAGTTGCTAATTTATTTAATGCTTATATGGATAAAGTAAGAGCTGGCTTAAAACAAGATGAAAAAGTTATTGAAGAAGCTAGTGATGTATTAGAAAAAACAGGAAATGGATTTTTTGTTTATAAAGTAAATTCAAAGGCATCAAATCCCCATGTTGAAGACTTGAAAAACAAACTTAATTCTATGATTTTAAGTACAAAAGAAACCCTTGATAAAATCAATGAAACATTAAGATTTTATGCTGAATCTAAATATGATTATAAAATTAAAGATGATGGAATATATGGCAATCTAGGTTCTCTAACTGCTGGAATTAAACTTGTTGGAAATAATACTTCTGAAATTTTAGCAATGGTTATGAATACAGGAGAAGCACTAAATAATAATACACATACATTATCAAATGCTTCAAATAATCTATCAGCATCATCAAATCAACAAGCAGCATCTCTAGAAGAAACCGCAGCTGCACTTGAGCAAATAACAGCAACAATACAAGCAAATACTCAAGCAACAAATAGAATGTCACAATTAGCTCAAAATGTTACAACATCAGCTAAAAATGGACAAAATTTAGCAAATCAAACTGCTGAATCAATGGATGATATAAATACTCAAGTTAGTTCAATAAATGTAGCCATTGAAGTTATTGATCAAATTGCATTTCAAACAAATATTTTATCTCTAAATGCAGCTGTTGAAGCAGCAACGGCAGGAGAAGCTGGACGAGGATTTGCAGTAGTTGCACAAGAAGTTAGAAACTTAGCAAATAGAAGTGCTCAAGCTGCAAGAGAGATAAAAAACATAGTTGAATTAGCTAGTAAAAAAGCTCAAGATGGTAAAGAAATTTCAGATAATATGATTCATGGATATACAGAGTTAAATGAAAATATTTCAAAAACACTTGATACAATAAATGAAGTAGCAATAGCCTCAAAAGAACAAGAAAGAGGAATAGTACAAATAAATGATGCTATAAATACACTTGATCAAGCTACACAAAAAAATGCTCAAGTGGCTGATGAAATATCTATTATGGCTACAAACATTGCAAATATGTCAAATTCACTTGTAAGTGCCGCTTCAAAAGCCTCATTTATTGAAGATGCTAGAGATAAAGTTTGTGATGTTGAACTTGTTTATGACACTGCACAATTAAAAGTTGATTTACTAAACACTAAGGACTTTGTATACTCAAAATTAGGTGAATACAAATCATTTGAAATTGAAAAAAATACAAGTTTGAAAAGATGGTGTGAAACTCATATAAATTCAGGAAAAAGAATTGATAGGGAATTAATGAATCAAATTGATAACTTAAATCTTGAATTCCATAAAAATCTTCAAGAATTAGTAAACGCTAATTCTAATAGGGAAGAAAATTCTAGTTTAAATCAAAAATCAAAAGATGTTGAAATGAATACACTAAGAATATTTGGGAATTTAAATAATGTAAAAAGAGAAGCTTGTAAAAAATAA
- the ruvA gene encoding Holliday junction branch migration protein RuvA gives MIVGLIGKVTKKEPTLLNINVNGIIYEIFVSLNCSSKIISDEIKLEITHIIREDSQSLYGFLDSNEKKLFDTVIKINGVGPKVALAICSTFTPNSFAQIVNENDVTMLKRVPGLGPKGASRILVELSGFIVDTHDGSDNAALSSSFEAALALESLGFKKDIVAKILKTCVSGNTSDLVKEALKKLQK, from the coding sequence ATGATAGTCGGACTTATAGGTAAAGTAACAAAGAAAGAGCCAACACTTTTAAATATAAATGTTAATGGCATTATTTATGAAATTTTTGTTTCTCTTAATTGTAGTTCAAAAATTATTTCAGATGAAATCAAATTAGAAATCACTCATATTATAAGAGAAGATTCTCAGTCTTTATATGGATTTTTAGATTCAAATGAAAAAAAACTTTTTGATACTGTAATCAAAATAAATGGTGTAGGACCTAAGGTTGCCCTTGCAATTTGCTCTACTTTTACACCAAATTCATTTGCACAAATTGTAAATGAAAATGACGTGACAATGTTAAAAAGAGTTCCTGGTCTTGGTCCTAAAGGTGCTAGCAGAATATTAGTGGAGCTTTCAGGGTTTATTGTAGATACCCATGATGGTAGTGATAATGCTGCATTGTCTTCTTCTTTTGAAGCCGCACTTGCTTTAGAATCATTAGGATTTAAAAAAGATATTGTTGCAAAAATATTAAAAACTTGTGTTTCTGGGAATACAAGTGATTTAGTAAAAGAAGCACTAAAAAAATTACAAAAATAA
- a CDS encoding D-alanine--D-alanine ligase → MKIAIVFGGVSFEHEISIVSSIAMKDVLNNELVYLFLDASRDLYHIPSDTINSKLFSTGNYKKFDKVYFQKNGFYKKGGLFSKDKDIDFDVVLNLSHGGDGEDGILSSVLDFYDIPFIAPRTEACVVSSNKFLTKGYATSVKVNTLDYKYYTKGEIVCVDSFPVILKPVKLGSSIGVSIVKTQEELEYALDVAYEFDNAVIIEPFISGVKEYNLAGTKIDGKFRFSIIEEPQKAEFLDFDKKYLDFSRTSKALEVDLGEKLNNEIKDSFKRIYNTLFEGSIIRCDFFVVDDKVYLNEINSIPGSMANYLFEDFSNLFNDLASNLPSKKHIPINYEYVNKIQASKGK, encoded by the coding sequence ATGAAAATAGCTATAGTTTTTGGTGGAGTGAGTTTTGAACATGAAATTTCAATCGTAAGTTCAATTGCTATGAAAGATGTATTAAACAATGAGTTGGTATATCTATTTTTAGATGCATCAAGGGATTTATATCATATTCCAAGCGATACAATAAATTCAAAGCTGTTTAGTACAGGAAATTATAAAAAGTTTGATAAAGTTTATTTTCAAAAGAATGGTTTTTATAAAAAAGGTGGACTTTTTTCAAAAGATAAAGATATTGATTTTGATGTTGTATTAAACCTTTCTCATGGTGGAGATGGTGAGGATGGTATATTATCTTCTGTATTAGATTTTTATGATATTCCTTTTATTGCTCCTAGAACTGAAGCTTGTGTTGTAAGTTCAAATAAATTTTTAACTAAAGGTTATGCTACAAGTGTAAAAGTTAATACTTTAGATTATAAATATTACACAAAGGGTGAAATTGTTTGTGTAGACTCTTTTCCTGTAATTTTAAAACCTGTAAAACTAGGAAGCTCTATTGGAGTTTCTATTGTTAAAACACAAGAAGAGTTAGAATATGCACTTGATGTTGCCTATGAATTTGATAATGCAGTTATTATTGAACCATTTATAAGTGGTGTAAAAGAGTATAATTTAGCTGGAACAAAAATAGATGGTAAGTTTAGATTTTCTATTATTGAAGAGCCACAAAAAGCTGAATTTTTAGATTTTGATAAAAAATATTTAGATTTCTCAAGAACATCAAAGGCTTTAGAAGTTGATTTAGGTGAAAAATTAAATAATGAAATCAAAGACTCTTTTAAAAGGATTTATAATACATTATTTGAAGGTTCAATTATAAGATGTGATTTTTTTGTTGTTGATGATAAAGTTTACTTAAATGAAATTAATTCAATTCCTGGATCTATGGCAAACTATTTATTTGAAGACTTCTCAAATTTATTTAACGATCTCGCTTCAAATTTACCAAGCAAAAAACATATTCCAATAAATTATGAATATGTAAATAAAATTCAAGCTAGTAAGGGAAAATAA
- a CDS encoding alpha/beta fold hydrolase: MATKNLIVDNKNFDISYEIVNPTCTKDIIFLHGWGSNKDIMKNVFAPYLKDFRHIYIDLPGFGKTANKYELTTNDYVKITDEFLKLLNSSKDVIAGHSYGGKVATLLNPRNLVLLSSAGILEEKPFDVKLKIALSKFFNKLGLNKITKSFRSKDVNTMSENMYATFKNVVNEDFSSHFSNFSNNALIFWGKEDTATSLESGKKISTLIKKSTFISYDADHYFFVKNVKDISERIENGIH; encoded by the coding sequence TTGGCAACAAAAAATTTAATAGTTGATAATAAAAACTTTGATATTTCCTATGAAATTGTAAATCCTACATGTACAAAAGATATAATCTTTTTACATGGTTGGGGTTCAAATAAAGATATTATGAAAAATGTATTTGCACCTTATTTAAAAGATTTTAGACATATTTATATAGATTTACCAGGATTTGGAAAAACTGCAAATAAATATGAACTAACAACAAATGATTATGTGAAGATTACAGATGAATTTCTAAAACTATTAAACTCATCAAAAGATGTAATTGCTGGACACTCGTATGGTGGAAAAGTTGCAACTCTTTTAAATCCAAGAAATTTAGTGTTACTAAGTAGTGCCGGTATTTTAGAAGAAAAACCTTTTGATGTAAAACTAAAAATTGCTCTTTCTAAGTTTTTTAACAAATTAGGACTTAATAAAATAACAAAATCATTTAGAAGTAAAGATGTGAATACTATGAGTGAAAATATGTATGCAACTTTTAAAAATGTTGTAAACGAAGATTTTTCATCTCATTTTTCAAATTTTTCAAATAACGCTTTGATATTTTGGGGCAAAGAAGATACTGCAACTTCTTTAGAATCAGGTAAAAAAATTTCAACTTTAATAAAAAAATCAACATTTATATCATATGATGCAGATCACTACTTCTTTGTAAAAAATGTAAAAGATATCAGCGAGAGAATTGAAAATGGAATACATTAA
- a CDS encoding Mur ligase family protein translates to MEYINIITHIILIMSLGWYLITNLQWYNYKLERVILKHHKWQWHITYFLSPIVLFYIIPEPYYAAYFFIIYMTSFILWNKKLDRAVVLTSRVKRFLAILLFTTFAMTALCLSSPSCTNMVIFTPLILTYGISTLLEKIFFISFKNKGKQRIKSIAGLRTIAITASYGKTSIKNYLYHVLKNKYKTYKTPRSVNTIAGIVLDVNRDIPLDTQIYIAEAGARVKGDIEEIAMFLEPQICIIGSVGPQHIEYFKTLDNIIHTKMELLKSPRMKMGFVHESVPIKAYSTITKFPNNLHITKSNLDGIWFDVEVAGVIEHFHAPILGSFNAINLTAVILVSHYLGMNIHEIKVAFESLPQVEHRLQKIEAGGKLIIDDSFNGNLEGMLEAVNICSNHKGRKVIITPGLVESTDEANILLAKAINENFDLVILTGSLNTHLLSTNINKEKVYILKDKSLMEATLAQKTRIGDLILFANDAPNFI, encoded by the coding sequence ATGGAATACATTAATATAATTACACATATAATCTTAATTATGAGTTTGGGTTGGTACTTAATTACTAACCTTCAATGGTATAACTATAAACTTGAAAGAGTTATTTTAAAGCATCATAAATGGCAATGGCATATAACTTATTTCCTCTCACCAATAGTACTTTTTTATATAATTCCAGAACCTTATTACGCAGCTTATTTCTTTATAATATATATGACAAGTTTTATTTTATGGAATAAAAAACTTGATCGTGCAGTTGTTTTAACATCAAGGGTAAAAAGATTTTTAGCAATTTTATTATTTACAACTTTTGCAATGACAGCACTTTGTTTATCAAGTCCTTCTTGTACTAATATGGTTATATTTACACCACTTATTTTAACTTATGGAATTTCTACATTATTAGAAAAAATATTTTTTATCTCATTTAAAAACAAGGGTAAACAAAGAATCAAAAGTATTGCAGGTTTAAGAACAATTGCAATTACTGCCTCATATGGTAAAACTTCAATTAAAAATTATTTGTATCATGTATTAAAAAACAAATACAAAACATACAAAACTCCAAGATCTGTAAATACAATCGCTGGAATTGTTCTTGATGTAAATAGAGATATTCCTTTGGATACACAAATTTATATTGCAGAAGCAGGAGCTAGAGTTAAAGGTGATATTGAAGAAATAGCAATGTTTTTAGAGCCTCAAATTTGTATTATAGGAAGTGTTGGTCCTCAGCATATTGAGTATTTTAAAACTTTAGATAATATTATACATACTAAAATGGAACTTCTAAAATCACCTAGAATGAAAATGGGATTTGTTCATGAATCTGTTCCTATAAAAGCATATTCGACAATTACAAAGTTTCCAAATAATTTACATATTACAAAAAGTAATTTAGATGGAATTTGGTTTGATGTTGAGGTTGCTGGCGTAATAGAACATTTCCATGCACCAATATTAGGAAGTTTCAACGCTATAAATTTAACAGCAGTTATTTTAGTATCTCATTATTTAGGAATGAATATACATGAAATTAAAGTTGCTTTTGAATCACTTCCTCAAGTAGAACACAGACTTCAAAAAATAGAAGCAGGTGGGAAGTTAATAATTGATGACTCTTTTAACGGAAACTTAGAAGGAATGTTAGAAGCTGTTAATATTTGCTCAAATCATAAAGGACGAAAAGTTATCATAACTCCTGGACTTGTGGAATCAACAGATGAAGCAAATATCCTTTTAGCAAAAGCTATAAATGAAAACTTTGACTTAGTAATTTTAACAGGAAGTTTAAATACTCATTTATTAAGTACAAATATAAATAAAGAGAAAGTTTATATCTTAAAAGATAAATCTTTAATGGAAGCTACCTTAGCTCAAAAAACAAGAATTGGTGATTTGATTTTATTTGCAAATGATGCACCAAATTTTATATAG
- a CDS encoding HIT family protein yields MEHLYAPWRYSYVSEEKIEGCVFCHISKNLDDEKMQVLFYDEYCYVVMNKFPYSPGHMMVIPHFHTSNIEDLEDDVWMQMSIRVRQGVKLLKEIMPCEGVNIGMNLGKAAGAGIEQHVHYHMLPRWLGDTNFITSIGGARVYPASFDEILNKLKSNASKYFI; encoded by the coding sequence ATGGAACATTTATACGCACCATGGCGATACTCATATGTTAGTGAAGAAAAAATTGAAGGTTGTGTTTTTTGTCATATTTCTAAAAATTTAGATGATGAGAAAATGCAAGTTTTATTTTATGATGAGTATTGTTATGTGGTTATGAATAAATTTCCATATAGTCCTGGTCATATGATGGTAATACCACATTTTCATACTTCTAATATTGAAGATTTAGAAGATGATGTTTGGATGCAAATGAGCATACGAGTAAGACAAGGGGTAAAACTTTTAAAAGAAATTATGCCATGTGAAGGTGTAAATATTGGAATGAACCTTGGAAAAGCAGCAGGTGCAGGAATAGAGCAACATGTTCACTATCATATGCTACCACGTTGGCTTGGAGATACTAACTTTATAACTTCAATTGGAGGAGCTAGGGTATATCCTGCTTCATTTGATGAAATCTTAAATAAACTAAAAAGTAACGCTTCAAAATATTTTATATAA
- a CDS encoding AAA family ATPase, with the protein MKASILKKSLISMIDSKIPVFVWGNPGVGKSSIIKQIANDKNMEFIDLRLSLLDPTDLRGIPFFDSANKSAIWAKPEFLPNSNSQAFGILFLDEINSAPPTVQAAAYQLILDRKIGEYTLPMNYAIVAAGNYESDRGVTYRMPTPLANRFVHLDFELDFEEWKSWAYESKIDTRIISFLSYKPQNLFTFDAKAKEKSFATPRSWSFVNDILNSNLQIEFLKDVISGAVGKDSSDEFMNFCKVIDKLPNIQEILEAINTEVPTNNSVLYALCTGIVYALKENSSIEKVTNILNYSLNLPNEFSVMLIRDLQKEGVEIESSVSWKSWVNANKFLIG; encoded by the coding sequence ATGAAAGCAAGCATTTTAAAAAAATCATTAATATCAATGATTGATTCAAAGATTCCAGTATTTGTTTGGGGAAATCCGGGAGTTGGAAAATCTTCAATAATAAAACAAATTGCAAATGATAAAAATATGGAGTTTATAGATTTAAGACTATCTTTACTTGATCCCACAGATTTAAGAGGTATACCTTTTTTTGATTCAGCAAATAAAAGTGCAATTTGGGCGAAACCAGAGTTTTTACCAAATTCAAATAGCCAAGCTTTTGGGATACTTTTTTTAGATGAGATAAATTCAGCACCTCCAACAGTTCAAGCTGCAGCTTACCAGCTTATCTTAGATAGAAAGATAGGAGAATATACACTTCCTATGAATTATGCTATTGTGGCAGCTGGAAACTATGAAAGCGATAGGGGTGTAACATACAGAATGCCAACACCACTTGCAAATAGGTTTGTTCATCTTGACTTTGAACTTGATTTTGAAGAGTGGAAATCTTGGGCTTATGAATCAAAAATTGATACAAGAATTATCTCATTTTTATCATATAAACCCCAAAACCTTTTTACTTTTGATGCAAAAGCAAAAGAAAAATCATTTGCAACTCCAAGGTCTTGGTCCTTTGTAAATGATATATTAAATTCAAATTTACAAATAGAATTTTTAAAAGATGTAATTAGTGGAGCTGTAGGGAAAGATAGTTCAGATGAGTTTATGAATTTTTGTAAAGTCATAGATAAACTGCCAAATATACAAGAAATACTAGAAGCTATTAATACAGAAGTACCAACAAATAACTCAGTCTTATATGCATTGTGTACGGGAATAGTTTATGCTTTAAAAGAGAATTCAAGTATTGAGAAAGTAACAAATATATTAAATTATTCTTTAAATCTTCCAAATGAATTTTCAGTTATGTTAATTAGAGATTTACAAAAAGAGGGTGTTGAAATAGAAAGTTCAGTATCATGGAAATCATGGGTAAATGCAAATAAGTTTTTAATAGGCTAG
- a CDS encoding vWA domain-containing protein produces MNQIQERISKVKSTLIIEQPYFGSIASYLKPVLNEDIKTFQSTPSSFLYNDEYISSLSNEELAFILTNSAMHQAFGHSSRINGRMPWLWTLASDYAINSLLVNNGLEMPEHINYDMRFDDMSAEAIYSTLENEIDDDKHTPEQISQISFEHHKDEEIDDEENLQDMSEQLLNKAKLQGDLPLGIEILVPKLFEGKITWEDELYDVIEQAVKFDYRLFPVNKRYLSLGIALPALSGTKVKIVIAIDSSGSIDGSLLSKFLAEVESIMNSFENFEIDLLIADAKVQEHHILYPGDELSYTIKGGGGTNFENTFIYIDENIEDINLLLYFTDGFGKFPDNEATFETVWILTNEELNIPFGRIILLK; encoded by the coding sequence ATGAATCAAATTCAAGAGAGAATTTCAAAAGTTAAATCTACTTTGATTATAGAACAACCTTATTTTGGTTCAATTGCTTCATATTTAAAACCTGTATTAAATGAAGATATAAAAACTTTTCAATCAACTCCCTCAAGCTTTTTATATAATGATGAATATATCTCTTCTTTATCAAATGAAGAGTTAGCGTTTATTCTAACAAACTCTGCAATGCATCAAGCCTTTGGACATTCATCAAGAATAAACGGCAGAATGCCATGGCTTTGGACACTTGCTAGTGATTATGCAATTAACTCACTTTTAGTAAATAATGGTTTAGAAATGCCTGAGCATATAAACTATGATATGAGATTTGATGATATGAGTGCCGAAGCTATTTATTCAACATTAGAAAATGAAATAGATGATGATAAACATACTCCTGAACAAATCTCACAAATATCATTTGAACATCATAAAGATGAAGAAATAGATGATGAAGAAAATCTTCAAGATATGAGCGAACAACTTTTAAATAAAGCAAAACTACAAGGTGATTTGCCTTTAGGTATAGAGATTTTAGTACCAAAGCTATTTGAAGGCAAAATAACATGGGAAGATGAACTCTATGATGTAATTGAACAAGCTGTAAAATTTGACTATAGATTATTCCCTGTAAATAAAAGATATCTAAGTTTAGGAATTGCCTTACCAGCTTTAAGTGGCACAAAAGTAAAAATTGTAATTGCCATTGATAGTTCAGGTTCAATTGATGGAAGTTTATTATCAAAATTTTTAGCAGAAGTAGAATCAATAATGAATAGTTTTGAAAATTTTGAAATTGATTTATTAATAGCTGATGCAAAAGTTCAAGAACATCACATATTATATCCAGGAGATGAGCTGTCATATACTATAAAAGGTGGAGGTGGTACAAACTTTGAAAATACCTTTATTTATATAGATGAAAATATTGAAGACATAAATCTTTTATTATATTTTACTGATGGATTTGGAAAGTTTCCAGATAATGAAGCAACTTTTGAAACAGTTTGGATATTAACAAATGAAGAACTTAATATTCCTTTTGGAAGAATAATACTACTTAAATAA
- the rpsJ gene encoding 30S ribosomal protein S10, producing the protein MEKIRLKLKAYDHRVLDRSVASIVEAVKRTGADLRGPIPLPTKIRRYTVIKGPHVNKDSREQFEIRVHSRIIDIIAATPDTVDSLMKLDLAPEVDVEVRSMGQE; encoded by the coding sequence ATGGAAAAGATTAGATTAAAGCTTAAAGCTTATGATCATAGAGTTTTAGACAGAAGTGTTGCTTCAATTGTTGAAGCCGTAAAAAGAACTGGTGCTGATTTAAGAGGTCCAATCCCTCTTCCTACAAAAATCAGAAGATATACAGTTATTAAAGGTCCTCACGTAAATAAGGATTCTAGAGAGCAATTTGAAATCAGAGTTCATTCAAGAATTATTGATATTATAGCTGCAACTCCAGATACTGTAGATTCATTAATGAAACTTGACTTAGCTCCTGAAGTTGATGTTGAAGTTAGATCTATGGGTCAAGAATAA